A genomic stretch from Shewanella sediminis HAW-EB3 includes:
- the atpG gene encoding F0F1 ATP synthase subunit gamma → MANAKEIKTKIASVKNTQKITSAMEMVAASKMRKAQDRMAASRPYAENMRKVIGHVAQGSLEYKHPYLEVREAKRVGYIVVSTDRGLCGGLNVNLFKKVVADVKSQREQGVEVEFCPIGARSVQFFNSFGGQVSAYASGLGDAPKLADLIGTVRVMLQAYNEGKLDRLYVVFNRFVNTMSQTPVIEQLLPLPKSEVDEVSHHWDYLYEPDPKELLETLLVRYVESQVYQGVVENLASEQAARMVAMKSATDNAGDLISDLQLVYNKARQAAITQELSEIVAGAAAV, encoded by the coding sequence ATGGCCAACGCTAAAGAGATTAAAACCAAGATCGCGAGTGTTAAAAACACTCAGAAGATCACGTCTGCTATGGAAATGGTTGCCGCGAGTAAAATGCGTAAAGCACAAGATCGCATGGCAGCTAGTCGTCCATATGCAGAAAATATGCGTAAGGTGATCGGTCACGTGGCGCAAGGTTCTCTCGAGTATAAACACCCCTATTTAGAGGTGAGAGAGGCCAAGCGGGTTGGTTACATTGTTGTATCAACCGACCGTGGTCTTTGTGGTGGTCTGAACGTCAACCTTTTCAAAAAGGTTGTCGCAGACGTGAAGAGCCAGCGAGAGCAAGGCGTAGAAGTTGAATTCTGCCCCATTGGTGCTCGCAGTGTACAGTTCTTCAATAGCTTCGGCGGACAGGTATCTGCATACGCTTCAGGTTTAGGTGATGCTCCAAAGCTCGCTGACTTGATCGGAACAGTACGTGTCATGCTACAAGCATACAACGAAGGTAAATTGGATCGTCTGTATGTAGTATTCAACAGATTTGTGAATACTATGAGTCAGACTCCAGTGATCGAACAGCTGCTACCGTTGCCTAAGTCTGAGGTTGATGAGGTTTCTCATCACTGGGACTACCTATACGAGCCAGATCCAAAAGAACTTTTGGAAACTTTACTGGTACGTTATGTGGAGTCGCAGGTTTACCAAGGTGTTGTTGAGAATCTTGCATCTGAGCAAGCAGCCCGTATGGTTGCTATGAAATCTGCAACTGACAACGCCGGTGATCTTATTAGTGACTTGCAGTTAGTCTATAACAAGGCCCGTCAGGCTGCGATTACGCAGGAACTTTCGGAAATTGTTGCAGGTGCTGCAGCGGTTTAG